Proteins encoded by one window of Silvibacterium dinghuense:
- a CDS encoding TonB-dependent receptor, translating to MRNFFIGTRVIVCCSIAALLSGGISLSAQDATTGGISGTITDTSGAVIKGAQVTITNIDRNQVEKTLLSNDRGYYTATALPLGHYTIQISDNGFKTELISGITLHVADALTVNRSLVPGSADETLVVKADTTSIDLQDATSAGLINSTQINQLVMVSRNYESLMTLQPGVAYGNTTDNLQRGPVGVNGASSVVNFSVNGARDTSNNWTIDGADNLDRGANLTLYVYPSPDAISEFKTLRGQYSAEFGRNAAGQVDVVTKSGSNSLHGSAYEYFRNDALDANNYYDNYVGVHIPKYRYNDFGFTVGGPVLIPKIYDGKNKTFFFLSENWLREVTYSTGSAVVPTSEERSGDFSNEWYQNASGAWVQGAVPVCTAFTNNSSEQINTCTTAGTQVSNISSAANAYLKDVYSIIGKPDEQANVAKGLDPHTLTSTIPNSYPNLDTVVRIDHQIGQKLAFLYRYVHDTFPDYIGSGTFVAVPIPGLSGTTSDNPGTQHLGKVTWTVTPTLVANIGYAYSNGSIYTAPQGALLSANSKDIDITTPYTNVVGLVPTIAVSNMTTLGGSAVYHDHGVNHQAFGDITKVLGNHTLKFGFSYSHYEKQENNSSSGNNQGSFGFINDSAYASVVGLPSGTTAYGTGVSEAQAFANFLLGNANDGFSQYNRNPAVDVKEQIYETYGQDNWKLTPRLTLDYGLRYSYVTPPVDDTGYLNNFDPGSYSAAKAPTIAASGLICFTAPCNQSNSGAGQSTSPNASADYAGVNYINGLIYGTPSSANNNQASPFGQYTNTMQKTNFAPRFGFAYDVFGDGKTALRGGYGLVFDELEVSYWETTDWSNPPAVTTYSVSQAVLDNPTGGSASTSPSTTPGRIQAVPLHAATPYVQQYSLGIQQQLGRNATFELGYIGSHGTHLAGAEEINQPVPGAWRGVITPLSANTGCYIGSSATPAFISSTCDRVLNQIKPYLGYFSVDAMRTVFSSNYNGLQAKVNKRFSGMTYIDANFTWSRDLTNSPADYSGFIQNIYNPNGDYGRATDDRNMILSIDGVYELPWFREQHGLEGRLIGGWELSGIYSAASGLPFTVGASGGASIQYTPGITPAASADNPSNIVNDNAGLSVLGNTNAGLRVNQVSNPQDGHGIKLRTTKKPGQASNPEFYTGAFEAQDPNSNVPGTAKRGTIAGPGYQTVDLGVFRNIRIFNNLKTQFRAEAFNVANHTNVNSYYATATSSYFGQIYPATTSYRDPRILQFALRFDF from the coding sequence ATGAGGAATTTCTTTATAGGTACTCGTGTCATTGTCTGTTGTAGTATCGCGGCGCTGTTATCTGGCGGTATCAGCTTATCCGCGCAAGATGCTACTACCGGTGGCATCAGCGGCACGATTACAGACACGTCTGGCGCTGTGATTAAGGGGGCCCAGGTCACCATCACGAACATTGACCGGAACCAGGTAGAAAAGACACTGCTCTCGAATGACAGGGGCTACTACACCGCAACGGCGTTGCCTCTGGGGCATTACACCATACAAATCAGCGATAACGGATTCAAGACCGAGTTGATTTCGGGCATTACGCTGCATGTGGCAGATGCGCTGACGGTGAACCGGTCTCTGGTGCCGGGCTCGGCGGATGAAACGCTGGTGGTGAAGGCGGATACGACCAGTATTGATCTGCAGGATGCAACTTCAGCTGGCCTTATCAACAGCACACAGATCAACCAGCTGGTCATGGTCTCTCGTAACTATGAGAGTCTGATGACGCTGCAGCCCGGCGTTGCCTATGGCAATACGACCGACAATCTGCAGCGCGGTCCGGTCGGCGTAAATGGCGCTTCCTCGGTGGTGAACTTCTCGGTCAACGGTGCTCGCGACACTTCGAACAACTGGACGATTGACGGCGCGGATAACCTCGACCGCGGAGCCAATCTTACGCTGTATGTCTATCCCAGTCCGGATGCGATCTCTGAATTCAAGACTCTGCGCGGGCAATATAGTGCAGAGTTCGGACGCAATGCCGCGGGCCAGGTGGACGTGGTGACAAAGTCAGGCAGCAATAGCCTGCATGGCAGCGCTTATGAGTATTTTCGTAATGACGCGCTGGACGCCAACAACTATTACGACAACTACGTTGGCGTACATATCCCGAAGTATCGCTACAACGACTTCGGCTTCACCGTTGGCGGACCTGTTTTGATTCCGAAGATCTATGACGGTAAGAACAAGACCTTCTTTTTCTTGAGCGAGAACTGGCTGCGCGAGGTGACCTATAGCACCGGTTCCGCGGTCGTGCCCACTTCAGAGGAGCGTAGTGGAGATTTCTCAAACGAGTGGTACCAGAATGCCTCTGGTGCATGGGTGCAGGGAGCAGTGCCTGTGTGTACGGCCTTTACCAATAACTCGTCCGAGCAGATCAATACCTGCACGACTGCGGGCACACAGGTTTCGAACATCTCATCGGCGGCCAATGCTTATCTGAAGGATGTCTACAGCATCATCGGCAAACCGGACGAACAGGCTAACGTCGCCAAGGGGCTCGATCCCCACACGCTCACCAGCACGATTCCCAATAGTTATCCAAATCTCGATACAGTCGTTCGCATCGATCACCAGATCGGGCAGAAGCTCGCCTTCCTGTATCGCTACGTGCATGACACCTTTCCCGATTACATCGGTTCGGGCACCTTTGTGGCTGTGCCAATTCCTGGCTTATCCGGCACTACTTCGGATAATCCAGGCACGCAGCATCTGGGCAAAGTAACCTGGACTGTTACCCCCACACTCGTAGCGAACATTGGCTATGCGTACTCGAATGGCTCTATCTACACAGCTCCGCAAGGCGCGTTGCTCTCTGCAAACTCGAAGGATATTGATATCACCACGCCCTATACCAACGTGGTGGGGCTGGTGCCGACGATTGCTGTATCGAATATGACTACTCTCGGCGGAAGCGCTGTGTATCACGATCACGGAGTGAACCACCAAGCCTTCGGCGATATCACGAAGGTGTTGGGAAACCACACCCTGAAGTTCGGCTTTTCCTATTCACATTACGAGAAGCAGGAGAATAACTCTTCAAGCGGCAATAACCAGGGTTCTTTTGGGTTTATCAATGACTCAGCTTACGCTTCGGTCGTAGGATTGCCGAGTGGAACTACCGCCTATGGGACCGGCGTCTCCGAGGCTCAGGCGTTTGCAAATTTTCTCCTCGGTAATGCCAATGACGGATTTTCGCAGTACAACCGCAATCCTGCGGTGGATGTAAAAGAACAGATTTACGAGACATATGGGCAGGACAATTGGAAGCTGACGCCCCGCCTTACACTGGATTATGGTCTGCGTTATAGCTACGTGACACCGCCTGTCGATGATACGGGCTACCTGAACAATTTCGATCCCGGAAGCTACTCTGCAGCGAAAGCGCCGACTATTGCAGCTTCAGGTCTGATATGCTTCACAGCTCCTTGCAACCAGTCGAACAGTGGCGCGGGTCAGTCAACCTCGCCGAATGCAAGTGCGGATTATGCCGGCGTCAACTACATCAACGGCCTTATCTACGGCACGCCGAGTTCGGCCAATAACAACCAAGCATCTCCATTTGGGCAATACACCAACACGATGCAGAAGACCAATTTCGCGCCGCGCTTCGGTTTTGCCTATGACGTGTTCGGTGATGGCAAGACGGCTCTCCGGGGTGGGTACGGCCTGGTCTTCGATGAACTGGAAGTCAGCTACTGGGAGACAACAGACTGGAGTAATCCTCCGGCTGTGACGACTTACTCTGTGAGTCAGGCTGTGTTGGATAATCCGACAGGCGGATCTGCCAGCACATCGCCATCAACCACGCCGGGACGCATCCAGGCCGTGCCTCTCCATGCCGCGACACCGTATGTTCAGCAGTATTCGCTTGGAATACAGCAGCAACTTGGCAGAAATGCGACCTTTGAACTCGGTTATATTGGCTCGCATGGCACACACCTGGCCGGAGCGGAAGAGATCAACCAGCCTGTGCCTGGCGCATGGCGAGGTGTCATCACGCCACTTTCAGCAAATACGGGCTGCTACATCGGTTCCTCGGCAACGCCGGCCTTTATCAGTTCCACTTGCGATCGCGTCCTGAACCAGATCAAGCCATACCTGGGTTATTTCTCTGTGGATGCGATGCGCACCGTCTTCAGTTCGAACTATAACGGGTTGCAGGCGAAGGTGAATAAGCGGTTCAGCGGTATGACGTATATCGATGCGAACTTTACCTGGTCGCGCGATCTCACTAATTCGCCGGCCGACTACTCCGGCTTCATTCAAAATATTTATAACCCTAATGGCGACTATGGGCGCGCTACCGATGATCGCAATATGATCCTGTCGATCGATGGTGTCTATGAACTGCCATGGTTCCGTGAACAGCACGGACTGGAGGGGAGGCTCATTGGAGGATGGGAGTTATCAGGCATCTACTCCGCGGCTTCGGGTCTTCCGTTTACGGTTGGAGCTTCGGGCGGCGCATCGATTCAGTACACTCCAGGCATCACACCTGCGGCCAGTGCCGATAACCCCAGCAATATAGTCAATGACAATGCAGGTCTGAGTGTTCTCGGCAATACGAATGCAGGTCTGCGTGTCAATCAGGTTTCAAATCCGCAGGACGGCCATGGCATCAAGCTACGTACGACCAAGAAGCCTGGGCAAGCTTCCAACCCGGAATTTTATACCGGTGCGTTCGAGGCACAGGATCCCAATAGCAACGTTCCCGGCACTGCCAAGCGTGGTACGATCGCTGGTCCGGGTTATCAGACTGTCGATCTCGGCGTCTTCCGCAACATTCGCATCTTCAACAATCTCAAGACGCAGTTCCGAGCAGAAGCCTTTAACGTCGCCAACCATACCAATGTAAACAGCTACTATGCGACAGCGACATCATCTTATTTTGGACAGATATATCCTGCCACTACTTCCTACCGCGATCCGCGTATTCTTCAGTTCGCGCTCCGTTTTGACTTTTAA
- a CDS encoding glycosyl hydrolase: protein MFAPLRLSFKPNNLERIGMFLRQMIAATIVFTFSLVSYSQTASSPSQEDSISRLRAGFRNPPQQARLRCYWWWLNGNTDKPTIRHDLEQMKEKGFGGVLLVDAGGATQNGNASVPAGPRFGSPAWTELYLYALQEADRLGLEVTLNIQSGWNLGGPGVTPQDAAKLLTFAAIDVQGGSAQDLHLPLPPAANNFYRDIAVLAYPLHHGAAFAITKTDSQAISPASYEHMLRVRSAASEFGMSMEDTAFLLDDDTSTTFKADPTFADASVAEVHVLNLRTDGFVHIQLPAGTWEILRVGYTNSGARVSTSSDTWKGLAIDYLSSHAFDHYWDQNVKPLLIAAKPYHSLKYLATDSWEVGGMNWTEDFREEFEKNRGYDPIPYLPVIAGRIIGNPSVSTRFLTDMRRTVADLIVKQHYDHFAARAAEFGLGAQAESGGPHVAPLDALETFRRSAVPQTEFWAQNNHRRNDRNRYFVKESASAADIYGQPYAAAEGETSIGPQWSESLSEDLKPSFDMAVTEGMNRLVWHEFTSSPASAGVPGQEYFAGTHLNPNVTWWNVGGPFFDYLNRVQFMMQQGHAVRDVLYFYGDQTPNFVRLKADDPAHVLPGYDYDVTNEDALLRTIHIEGEELLGPSGVRWKLLVLPPTRRLSLPVLQFVQRYLKAGGHIASLPPASATGNVPEAEKNKFDQLSAQIWNHCHDGVHRYLKGMVYCTADAHAALQQMEMTPDVELASGDIRIAAASSNTIDWVHRIVDGRSIYFIRSAYGEEKKFSLYLRAQGAAELWDPVTGEIYSASMQVTGDRTRVDLQLPAFGSICIVFPERSTTQSAPTKVREEATEGSWQLKVPGKVALSLDKPEFWTERNELRFFSGTATYQANLHAPRLASGEFACLHTSQIHEVARFHSDDQDPAIVWTDPYQYCIREFKSDRVHLSIDVTNLWHNRLVGDAMDPAQRSTHTNIVIPPADRSLLPSGLSGPVTWWIYRIP from the coding sequence TTGTTTGCGCCGCTGCGTCTGTCTTTCAAGCCGAACAACCTTGAAAGGATCGGCATGTTTCTTCGCCAGATGATCGCGGCGACGATCGTCTTTACATTCTCTCTGGTCAGCTATTCACAAACTGCAAGCTCACCCTCCCAGGAAGACAGCATCAGTCGGCTTCGCGCAGGCTTTCGCAACCCTCCACAACAGGCGCGCTTGCGCTGCTACTGGTGGTGGCTGAACGGCAATACCGACAAACCGACCATTCGGCATGATCTTGAGCAGATGAAGGAGAAAGGCTTCGGTGGCGTCCTTCTGGTCGATGCTGGCGGTGCCACTCAGAATGGCAATGCATCCGTACCTGCAGGACCAAGGTTTGGATCTCCTGCGTGGACCGAACTCTACCTATATGCACTCCAGGAGGCGGACCGTCTCGGGCTCGAAGTTACCTTGAACATTCAGAGTGGCTGGAACCTGGGAGGCCCCGGGGTAACGCCGCAGGATGCTGCCAAGCTGCTCACCTTTGCCGCCATCGATGTACAGGGTGGCTCTGCACAGGATCTTCATCTCCCTCTTCCGCCTGCTGCAAATAACTTCTATCGGGATATTGCAGTGCTCGCATATCCGCTGCACCACGGAGCAGCTTTCGCAATCACAAAGACTGACTCCCAAGCGATAAGTCCTGCTTCATACGAGCACATGCTGCGCGTACGCTCTGCTGCATCCGAATTCGGAATGAGTATGGAGGACACCGCATTCCTCTTGGACGACGACACCAGTACAACCTTTAAGGCCGACCCCACATTTGCGGATGCATCCGTCGCCGAGGTACATGTGTTGAACCTCCGCACCGATGGCTTCGTGCATATACAGCTCCCAGCCGGTACATGGGAGATTCTGCGCGTCGGGTACACGAACTCAGGCGCAAGAGTCTCGACATCCAGTGATACGTGGAAGGGCCTTGCCATCGACTATCTGAGCAGCCACGCCTTCGACCACTACTGGGACCAGAATGTGAAACCACTGCTCATAGCTGCAAAGCCTTATCACAGCCTGAAATACCTGGCCACAGACAGCTGGGAAGTCGGCGGCATGAACTGGACTGAAGACTTCCGTGAGGAGTTTGAAAAGAATCGCGGATATGACCCGATCCCCTATCTTCCCGTTATCGCGGGCCGCATCATCGGCAATCCCTCTGTCTCGACGCGCTTCTTAACGGATATGCGGCGTACTGTGGCAGATCTCATTGTGAAGCAGCATTATGACCATTTTGCCGCGCGTGCTGCGGAGTTCGGCCTTGGTGCACAGGCAGAAAGCGGTGGCCCGCATGTCGCTCCGCTCGATGCACTCGAGACCTTTCGCCGATCGGCTGTACCTCAGACAGAATTCTGGGCGCAAAACAACCACCGCCGCAATGACAGGAATCGTTACTTCGTCAAAGAGTCCGCCAGTGCCGCGGATATCTATGGCCAACCCTATGCAGCTGCCGAAGGCGAAACCTCCATCGGACCACAATGGTCAGAGTCTCTCTCTGAAGACCTGAAACCCTCCTTCGATATGGCAGTGACCGAAGGAATGAATCGCCTCGTCTGGCACGAATTTACCTCGAGCCCTGCATCAGCGGGTGTGCCTGGGCAGGAGTACTTTGCAGGCACACACTTGAACCCCAACGTGACATGGTGGAATGTCGGAGGCCCATTCTTTGACTATCTGAATCGCGTGCAGTTCATGATGCAGCAGGGACATGCCGTCCGTGATGTTCTGTACTTCTATGGCGACCAGACGCCAAACTTCGTACGTCTCAAGGCCGACGACCCGGCCCATGTGTTGCCCGGCTACGACTACGATGTCACCAACGAAGACGCCTTGCTGCGCACCATTCACATTGAAGGAGAAGAACTCCTGGGACCAAGCGGAGTACGTTGGAAGCTGCTGGTTCTTCCACCTACGAGACGACTATCACTTCCGGTCCTGCAGTTTGTACAGCGATATCTCAAAGCCGGTGGACACATCGCATCTCTCCCCCCTGCATCGGCGACTGGCAATGTGCCGGAGGCGGAAAAAAACAAATTTGATCAGTTATCCGCACAAATATGGAACCACTGCCACGACGGTGTACATCGATACTTGAAAGGCATGGTGTATTGCACCGCGGATGCTCATGCTGCGCTGCAACAGATGGAGATGACCCCAGATGTAGAACTTGCCTCCGGCGATATCCGCATCGCTGCTGCAAGCAGCAATACCATCGACTGGGTCCATCGCATAGTGGATGGAAGAAGTATCTATTTCATCCGCAGCGCTTATGGCGAAGAAAAGAAATTTTCCCTCTACCTTCGCGCGCAAGGAGCAGCAGAGCTCTGGGACCCCGTCACTGGAGAAATCTACTCCGCTTCTATGCAAGTCACGGGCGATCGTACAAGAGTGGACCTGCAACTGCCCGCTTTTGGCTCTATATGCATCGTCTTCCCGGAGAGAAGCACCACCCAATCCGCACCCACAAAAGTGCGAGAAGAGGCAACTGAAGGCTCCTGGCAGCTCAAGGTGCCTGGTAAGGTTGCTCTCTCCCTCGACAAGCCAGAATTTTGGACCGAGAGGAACGAGCTTCGCTTTTTCTCGGGCACCGCAACCTATCAGGCGAATCTCCATGCTCCTCGTCTGGCTTCCGGCGAATTTGCCTGCCTGCACACATCGCAGATCCATGAAGTCGCCAGGTTCCACAGCGATGATCAGGACCCGGCGATCGTGTGGACAGATCCCTACCAATACTGCATCCGGGAATTCAAGAGCGACCGCGTTCATCTGTCCATCGATGTCACAAACCTCTGGCATAACCGGCTTGTTGGAGATGCAATGGACCCTGCGCAGCGAAGCACCCACACCAACATTGTCATACCGCCAGCAGATCGATCTCTTCTGCCATCGGGGCTTTCCGGACCAGTAACCTGGTGGATTTACCGTATTCCGTGA
- a CDS encoding carboxypeptidase regulatory-like domain-containing protein, producing the protein MRNRFQLLLLATIVATLFWVGSTTTRAQSYLGSIRGTITDSSGAVVPGVEIVTEETTTHFKTTGKSNGDGAYTFASLNPGTYTVTVTAAGFRTSTQTGIVLIAGNVEQVDVRLEPGTQNEIVRVLAEQNTLMDTASPNLATTLDAKEVTSVPNNGRNPFVMATLAAGVVTTEYTQAKASQFTNPFSGVAVQIESEGSSGHNRLTLDGIPDDPAERLSGASYTGFVPSPEAVQEVKVQTSIFDAQVGHGNGTVTNTIIRGGGNAYHGALYYAFQNTYLNANTYEKVPDQDATNPAIRTPRNNDQLSQTGLVIDGPVRIPRLYDGRDKTFFMFAFERYASHTAINYSSRVPTSAERSGDFSALCTGGFDGNGLCQSGVQLYQPNSPVDANGNRTEYYADNNIASAINASAATLVNYFPQANVVNATALTVPNYISNQTSYPSTYPSFIGRVDQAIGARNKFSAIMFRSGLTQNYPLQGFPKGIGPSGYGYHVYRNNRGGSIDDVQQFSDSLVLDSRLGVMWHPFGLVYPGNENYDLSQLGISSTGLPYTSFPGLTFNSDSYAGLAGGSGGQISTNLTAALSEILTKTIARHTFRFGFDGELIRYNVQNPESGLGAYEFDRRFTQKNSVTENVGADASSGDPFASFLLGYDSSMSYNIEAAYALQQIYTAPFAQDDWRVTDKLTLNLGARWDYESPFTERYNKQVTGFCFSCTNPLQASVSGLTLDGGLEFTNASNRHPYPSDWNNFQPRIGLAYAATPKTVARAGFGIIYFNTLESPIGTGFSQTTSYNNYETSAPLYSISNPFPSGVQEPTGSSLGLSTGLGQSISFVDQNHVQPKSAQWSASVQQQMPGDYVLQIAYVGTRPTRLEVNHNINYLSKQYYDKGSAEITYLNSKVENPMAGVFSGTTSLNNTTIAQYLLLLPYPEFGSVTEDYSSIGSAPYNALQVQVQHSMKNHYTLQGNFTWSKTMDHTSYLNGFDTKLASIEDSSPTLVGNIFATVELPKFARHNLFERMVLGGWNFNSVLRLENGPLISAPGSVTIIGNTKQANPTYSRYLNTCYENTSGELVESTASAPACDSLSPVPAYRQRLSYTTQYNSTELNIRVHVKPVADASLFKQFQIRQGTTFEIRGEFFNIMNTPIFGGPGTSIGSSTWGVVTLTQANDPRIGQLTARLNF; encoded by the coding sequence TTGAGGAACAGATTCCAGCTCCTTTTACTTGCAACTATAGTTGCCACTCTCTTTTGGGTAGGCTCGACCACTACCCGGGCACAAAGCTATCTCGGCTCAATCCGGGGCACGATCACAGACTCGAGCGGAGCGGTTGTTCCAGGGGTGGAGATCGTTACGGAAGAAACCACCACACACTTCAAGACCACGGGAAAGTCCAACGGCGACGGGGCTTACACATTCGCCTCACTCAACCCCGGGACCTACACGGTCACGGTGACAGCAGCAGGTTTCCGCACCTCGACCCAGACAGGCATCGTGCTCATTGCGGGGAATGTAGAGCAGGTCGACGTCAGGCTTGAACCCGGCACGCAGAATGAGATCGTCAGGGTGCTGGCCGAGCAAAACACCCTGATGGATACCGCCTCTCCTAATCTCGCCACCACGCTTGATGCGAAAGAGGTCACCAGCGTCCCGAATAATGGCCGCAACCCCTTTGTCATGGCAACGCTTGCGGCTGGCGTGGTCACCACGGAATATACGCAGGCCAAAGCCAGCCAATTCACCAATCCATTCAGCGGCGTCGCTGTGCAGATTGAGAGCGAAGGCAGCAGCGGCCACAACCGACTTACGCTGGACGGCATCCCAGACGATCCTGCGGAGCGGTTGTCCGGCGCCTCCTATACGGGATTCGTTCCCTCGCCCGAGGCTGTGCAGGAAGTTAAAGTCCAAACCTCGATTTTCGACGCGCAGGTGGGCCACGGCAATGGAACTGTAACCAATACCATCATCCGCGGCGGCGGCAACGCCTACCACGGCGCGCTGTATTACGCCTTTCAGAATACCTACCTCAACGCAAACACCTACGAGAAGGTTCCTGATCAGGATGCGACAAATCCCGCGATCCGGACGCCACGCAACAACGATCAGCTTAGCCAGACCGGTCTTGTCATTGACGGCCCAGTGCGTATACCGCGTCTCTATGATGGCCGCGACAAGACATTCTTTATGTTTGCCTTCGAGCGCTATGCCTCGCACACGGCGATCAACTACAGTTCGCGCGTGCCAACCTCCGCCGAGCGCTCCGGAGATTTTTCGGCGCTTTGCACAGGAGGATTTGATGGAAATGGGCTCTGTCAGTCAGGTGTGCAGCTCTACCAGCCGAATTCGCCGGTAGACGCGAATGGAAACCGCACGGAGTACTACGCAGACAATAATATCGCCTCGGCGATCAACGCCTCGGCCGCAACGCTGGTGAATTATTTTCCCCAGGCCAATGTCGTGAATGCAACGGCGTTGACCGTACCAAACTATATCTCCAACCAGACCTCGTATCCGAGCACCTATCCATCCTTCATCGGTCGTGTCGACCAGGCGATCGGCGCAAGGAACAAGTTCTCAGCCATCATGTTCCGCTCCGGTCTCACGCAGAACTATCCACTCCAGGGTTTTCCCAAAGGAATCGGCCCCTCCGGCTATGGCTATCATGTCTATCGCAATAACCGCGGCGGCAGCATCGACGACGTACAACAATTCTCTGATTCGCTGGTTCTTGACTCTCGTCTGGGCGTGATGTGGCACCCGTTCGGCCTGGTCTATCCAGGAAATGAAAACTACGATCTGTCACAACTTGGTATCTCGTCCACAGGACTGCCGTATACCAGCTTTCCAGGGCTTACTTTCAACTCTGACAGCTACGCCGGATTAGCAGGCGGCTCAGGCGGACAGATCAGCACGAACCTGACGGCTGCACTCTCGGAAATCCTTACTAAGACAATTGCGCGTCACACCTTCCGCTTCGGCTTTGACGGCGAATTAATTCGCTACAACGTGCAGAACCCTGAAAGCGGTCTTGGTGCCTATGAGTTCGATCGCCGTTTCACGCAGAAAAACTCTGTGACCGAAAATGTAGGGGCAGATGCAAGTTCCGGTGATCCGTTCGCATCCTTCCTGCTCGGTTACGACTCGTCCATGTCCTACAACATCGAAGCAGCCTACGCACTGCAACAAATCTACACCGCGCCTTTTGCGCAGGACGATTGGCGCGTAACCGATAAACTCACACTCAATCTCGGCGCGCGCTGGGATTATGAGTCGCCCTTCACTGAGCGTTACAACAAGCAGGTTACCGGCTTCTGCTTCAGCTGCACCAACCCGCTGCAAGCTTCAGTTTCCGGGCTTACGCTCGACGGCGGGCTGGAATTCACCAATGCGTCCAACCGCCATCCCTATCCTTCGGACTGGAACAACTTCCAGCCGCGTATTGGCCTGGCTTACGCTGCGACACCAAAGACAGTGGCACGCGCCGGCTTCGGCATCATTTACTTCAACACGCTGGAATCTCCAATTGGTACTGGCTTCAGCCAGACGACCAGCTACAACAATTACGAAACCAGCGCACCGCTCTACTCCATCAGCAATCCATTCCCCTCAGGTGTACAGGAACCAACAGGCAGTTCGCTAGGCTTGTCCACCGGGCTCGGCCAGAGCATCAGCTTCGTCGATCAGAATCACGTACAGCCAAAGAGCGCGCAGTGGTCGGCCAGCGTGCAGCAACAGATGCCCGGCGATTATGTACTCCAGATTGCCTACGTTGGAACACGGCCGACCCGGCTGGAAGTAAATCACAACATCAATTACCTGTCGAAACAGTATTACGACAAGGGCTCTGCCGAAATAACGTATCTGAACAGCAAGGTTGAGAATCCGATGGCGGGAGTGTTCAGCGGAACGACCTCGCTGAACAACACAACCATTGCGCAGTATCTGCTCCTGCTGCCATATCCCGAATTTGGTTCGGTCACCGAGGACTATTCTTCGATCGGCAGCGCTCCCTATAACGCGTTGCAGGTGCAAGTACAGCACTCGATGAAGAACCACTACACACTGCAAGGCAATTTCACATGGTCCAAGACAATGGATCACACATCCTACCTGAACGGATTCGACACCAAGCTCGCATCGATTGAAGACTCAAGCCCGACACTGGTAGGCAATATCTTCGCCACTGTCGAACTGCCAAAGTTCGCACGACATAATCTCTTTGAGCGCATGGTCCTGGGCGGCTGGAATTTCAACAGCGTGCTGCGTCTCGAAAACGGACCGCTTATTTCGGCTCCAGGCAGCGTAACAATTATCGGAAATACGAAGCAGGCCAACCCGACATACAGCCGCTATCTCAATACCTGCTATGAGAACACTTCGGGTGAGCTTGTAGAGTCGACCGCCAGCGCTCCAGCCTGCGACAGTCTCTCACCTGTACCTGCTTATCGCCAGCGGCTGTCCTACACCACGCAGTACAACAGCACGGAACTCAATATCCGTGTACATGTGAAGCCAGTCGCCGATGCCTCGCTCTTCAAACAATTCCAGATCCGGCAGGGAACGACCTTCGAGATCCGCGGTGAGTTCTTCAACATCATGAACACCCCTATCTTCGGCGGCCCGGGAACATCCATCGGCAGCTCGACCTGGGGGGTGGTGACGCTGACGCAGGCTAATGATCCGCGCATTGGTCAGCTTACAGCTCGCCTTAACTTCTGA